A single region of the Acinetobacter sp. WCHA45 genome encodes:
- the acpS gene encoding holo-ACP synthase, translated as MMSQYIICHGIDLLDLDDFSKIFNHFPTQFKNVYFTKNEQLLVKANANMIEKFSSRFAVKEAVMKALKVGWGNGIAFTDIEVMTETSGSLSIKLYRKLEEIREEKGIKYWSVSTSHSRTTVIASVIGTSI; from the coding sequence ATGATGAGCCAATATATTATTTGTCATGGGATTGATCTTTTAGATCTAGATGATTTTTCTAAAATCTTTAACCATTTCCCTACCCAATTTAAAAATGTCTACTTCACTAAAAATGAGCAATTATTGGTAAAGGCTAATGCCAATATGATAGAAAAATTTTCCTCACGTTTTGCAGTAAAAGAAGCCGTAATGAAAGCACTTAAAGTCGGTTGGGGAAATGGTATAGCTTTTACTGATATTGAGGTAATGACGGAAACATCTGGATCATTATCAATTAAGCTATATCGGAAGCTAGAAGAAATACGAGAAGAAAAAGGAATCAAATACTGGTCAGTAAGTACAAGTCATTCACGTACTACAGTAATTGCAAGCGTAATTGGTACCTCCATATAG
- a CDS encoding nucleotide kinase domain-containing protein — translation MNSFLDTYYDPQTSNKVEYTKKIIMDKSQSSLSPLKQLKTSPVYDTYWRFAAERQKIYFDRLDQQPTPWTSDPIIQVHKFTNAYRAADRVSQFLIKHVIYREDLPATNEEVFFRIMLFKFFNKIETWQLLESSLGCITFKDYSFDRYDTILKNEMLKGKRIYSAAYIMPPGKIAYGYAQKHQNHLKLLEAMMSDKLVDKIAKLKKMQRAFELIKSYPTIGDFLAYQFITDINYSEITDFSEMDFVIPGPGAKDGLRKCFKHHAGLSEPELIRVMADYQEEEFERLNLNFKSLWGRRLQLIDCQNLFCEVDKYSRLAHPEIAGISGRTRIKQKYVSTGPLQAPWFPPKWDINTKIDSYLRGNGIKPKIFTN, via the coding sequence GTGAATTCTTTCCTTGATACCTATTACGATCCTCAAACTAGTAACAAGGTCGAATATACAAAAAAAATTATTATGGATAAGTCACAATCGAGCCTATCTCCACTTAAGCAACTTAAGACATCACCTGTATATGATACTTACTGGAGATTTGCAGCGGAAAGACAAAAAATTTATTTTGACAGATTAGATCAACAACCCACCCCTTGGACTTCTGACCCTATAATACAGGTACATAAGTTCACCAATGCCTATAGAGCAGCAGACAGAGTCAGTCAATTTTTAATTAAGCATGTAATTTATCGAGAAGATCTCCCAGCTACAAATGAAGAGGTCTTTTTCAGAATTATGCTATTTAAATTTTTTAATAAGATCGAGACATGGCAACTTCTTGAATCGTCATTGGGCTGTATTACTTTTAAAGATTATAGTTTTGATAGATATGATACCATTCTAAAAAATGAAATGTTGAAAGGTAAAAGAATTTATTCAGCAGCTTATATTATGCCTCCTGGAAAAATAGCTTATGGATATGCTCAAAAACATCAGAATCACTTAAAACTATTAGAAGCAATGATGAGCGATAAGCTTGTAGATAAAATTGCAAAGTTAAAAAAAATGCAAAGAGCTTTTGAACTTATTAAAAGCTATCCTACTATAGGCGATTTTCTAGCCTACCAATTTATTACTGATATTAATTATAGTGAAATAACGGACTTTTCTGAAATGGACTTTGTTATACCAGGTCCAGGTGCAAAAGACGGATTAAGAAAATGTTTTAAACATCATGCAGGATTAAGCGAGCCAGAATTAATAAGAGTTATGGCCGACTATCAGGAAGAAGAGTTCGAGAGGTTAAATCTAAATTTTAAATCTCTATGGGGGCGTCGCTTGCAATTAATTGATTGTCAAAATTTATTCTGTGAAGTTGATAAATATTCAAGATTGGCTCATCCAGAAATTGCTGGAATTTCTGGTAGAACACGAATCAAGCAGAAATATGTTTCAACTGGACCTCTTCAAGCTCCTTGGTTTCCCCCAAAATGGGACATCAATACGAAAATTGATAGTTATTTAAGAGGTAATGGAATAAAACCTAAGATTTTTACAAACTAA